A region of the Stutzerimonas stutzeri genome:
CAAAACTGGAAGTGTTCGACCTGCCGTTCCTGTTCGATGACGAGGCAGCCGTCGCGCGTTTCCAGAAGCGTGAAACCAGCCGTGAGTTGCTGCGTTCGATGGCTGGGCGTGGCATCTACGGCCTGGCCTACTGGAATAACGGGCTCAAGCAGCTGTCGGCCAATCAGCCGCTGCGCGATCCGGCAGATGCAGCGGGTCTGGCATTCCGCATCCAGCCCTCGCCGGTGCTCGAGGCGCAGTTCGCCGCGGTCGATGCCAAGGCGGTGCGTCTGCCGTTCTCCGATGTGTCCAAAGCGATGCAGAGCGGCACGGTGCAGGGTACTGAAGGCCCCTGGTCGAACATTCGCGGCCAGAACGTCGGCATCAAGCAGAACTACGTAACCGAAACCAACCATGGCGTGCTGAACTACATGCTGGTGACCAACTCCAGATTCTGGACCAGCATTCCCTTTGCGGTGCGCTCGGAGCTGGACGGCATCCTGCTCGAGGTCACCCAGACGGTGAACGCCGAGGCCGCCTCGATCAACGCGCGTGAACGCGAACAGCTGCTCGCCAGTGGCGGCACCACGCTGGTCACCCTGACGCCGGAGCAGCGCCAGGCCTGGCGGGCGAAGATGCAGCCGGTGTGGAAGTCGTTCGAGGCGCAGATCGGCAGTGACATCCTGCGCGCGGCACTTACCGTCAATCGTCGCTGACCCGACCGCTCCGGCCTCTGCTGCCGGAGCGCTCCCGCGGGCCCTGTGGCAAAGCCTGCCAAATTACGACCAAAGTCTCGTTTTGAGAGCTGGTCGGGCTTTTTCGGCCTTGTGCCGCACGCGTTGATCAC
Encoded here:
- a CDS encoding TRAP transporter substrate-binding protein, which produces MAAQAAEPILIKFAHVVGDDTPKGKGALLFQKLVRERLAGAVEVEVYPNSTLVGDADEMQALLDNKVQMLAPSLSKFTEYSPKLEVFDLPFLFDDEAAVARFQKRETSRELLRSMAGRGIYGLAYWNNGLKQLSANQPLRDPADAAGLAFRIQPSPVLEAQFAAVDAKAVRLPFSDVSKAMQSGTVQGTEGPWSNIRGQNVGIKQNYVTETNHGVLNYMLVTNSRFWTSIPFAVRSELDGILLEVTQTVNAEAASINAREREQLLASGGTTLVTLTPEQRQAWRAKMQPVWKSFEAQIGSDILRAALTVNRR